The following proteins come from a genomic window of Ailuropoda melanoleuca isolate Jingjing chromosome 2, ASM200744v2, whole genome shotgun sequence:
- the NSUN4 gene encoding 5-methylcytosine rRNA methyltransferase NSUN4 isoform X2 → MAALVVRSVRDVLKRAHFATIPRRHRHKKKWAATEPKFPATQLALQNFDMTYSVQFGDLWPSIRVSLLSEQKYGALVNNFAAWDHVRGELEQLRARDFVKDAFSHGELEPEGGQTPAPTPASGAYSPNLRCFTFARGDVSRFPPARLGSLGVMDYYLMDAASLLPVLALGLQPGDTVLDLCAAPGGKTLALLQTGCCRNLAANDLSTSRTGRLQRVLHSYVPQDIRDRNRVRVTSWDGRKWGELEGDTYDRVLVDVPCTTDRHSLHEEENNVFQRSRKKERQMLPMLQMQLLAAGLLATKPGGHVVYSTCSLSHLQNEYVVQGTIEFLANQYSIKVQVEDLSHFRKLFMDTFSFFPSCLVGELVIPNLLANFGPMYFCKMCRLT, encoded by the exons ATGGCTGCGCTGGTAGTGAGAAGCGTTCGGGACGTGCTGAAGCGTGCACACTTCGCGACCATCCCGCGGAGACATCGCCATAAGAAGAAATGG GCTGCCACAGAGCCCAAGTTTCCTGCCACTCAACTGGCTCTGCAGAATTTTGACATGACCTACAGTGTGCAATTTGGTGATCTTTGGCCGTCCATCCGGGTCAGTCTCCTTTCAGAGCAGAAGTATGGTGCGCTGGTCAATAACTTTGCTGCCTGGGATCATGTGAGAGGTGAGCTGGAGCAACTGAGGGCCAGGGACTTTGTGAAGGACGCCTTCTCCCACGGGGAACTGGAGCCCGAGGGTGGCCAAACTCCAGCTCCAACTCCAGCTTCCGGGGCCTACAGCCCGAACCTTCGATGCTTCACTTTTGCCAGAGGGGATGTCAGTCGGTTCCCTCCTGCCAG GCTTGGCAGCCTGGGTGTCATGGACTACTACCTGATGGATGCTGCTTCGTTGCTGCCTGTCCTGGCCCTTGGCCTGCAGCCTGGCGACACTGTGCTTGACTTGTGTGCAGCGCCCGGGGGAAAGACACTAGCGCTGCTTCAGACTGGCTGTTGCC GCAATCTCGCTGCCAATGATCTGTCCACTTCTCGAACAGGCAGACTACAGAGGGTCCTTCACAGCTATGTGCCTCAAGATATCAGGGATAGAAATCGAGTTCGAGTCACCTCATGGGATGGCAGGAAGTGGGGAGAACTGGAGGGGGACACCTATGACCGG GTGCTGGTGGATGTACCCTGTACCACTGACCGCCACTCCCTTCATGAGGAGGAGAACAACGTCTTTCAGCGGTCGAGGAAGAAGGAGCGGCAGATGTTGCCTATGCTTCAGATGCAGCTGCTCGC GGCTGGACTTCTTGCCACCAAACCAGGAGGGCATGTTGTCTATTCCACCTGCTCACTCTCACACTTACAGAACGAGTACGTGGTGCAAGGCACTATCGAGTTCCTGGCCAATCAATACAGCATCAAGGTTCAGGTGGAAGACCTGAGTCACTTCCGAAAGCTTTTCAtggacacattttctttcttcccatcctgCCTGGTTGGGGAGCTGGTAATCCCAAACCTCTTGGCCAATTTTGGGCCTATGTACTTTTGCAAAATGTGTAGACTGACATAG
- the NSUN4 gene encoding 5-methylcytosine rRNA methyltransferase NSUN4 isoform X1 — translation MGKVRPVAQEGRATAACCRRPSGNFSNPATCHPSRAATEPKFPATQLALQNFDMTYSVQFGDLWPSIRVSLLSEQKYGALVNNFAAWDHVRGELEQLRARDFVKDAFSHGELEPEGGQTPAPTPASGAYSPNLRCFTFARGDVSRFPPARLGSLGVMDYYLMDAASLLPVLALGLQPGDTVLDLCAAPGGKTLALLQTGCCRNLAANDLSTSRTGRLQRVLHSYVPQDIRDRNRVRVTSWDGRKWGELEGDTYDRVLVDVPCTTDRHSLHEEENNVFQRSRKKERQMLPMLQMQLLAAGLLATKPGGHVVYSTCSLSHLQNEYVVQGTIEFLANQYSIKVQVEDLSHFRKLFMDTFSFFPSCLVGELVIPNLLANFGPMYFCKMCRLT, via the exons ATGGGTAAGGTCCGGCCGGTGGCCCAGGAGGGAAGAGCGACAGCGGCCTGTTGCCGCCGCCCCTCGGGAAACTTCTCCAACCCCGCCACTTGCCACCCCTCTCGG GCTGCCACAGAGCCCAAGTTTCCTGCCACTCAACTGGCTCTGCAGAATTTTGACATGACCTACAGTGTGCAATTTGGTGATCTTTGGCCGTCCATCCGGGTCAGTCTCCTTTCAGAGCAGAAGTATGGTGCGCTGGTCAATAACTTTGCTGCCTGGGATCATGTGAGAGGTGAGCTGGAGCAACTGAGGGCCAGGGACTTTGTGAAGGACGCCTTCTCCCACGGGGAACTGGAGCCCGAGGGTGGCCAAACTCCAGCTCCAACTCCAGCTTCCGGGGCCTACAGCCCGAACCTTCGATGCTTCACTTTTGCCAGAGGGGATGTCAGTCGGTTCCCTCCTGCCAG GCTTGGCAGCCTGGGTGTCATGGACTACTACCTGATGGATGCTGCTTCGTTGCTGCCTGTCCTGGCCCTTGGCCTGCAGCCTGGCGACACTGTGCTTGACTTGTGTGCAGCGCCCGGGGGAAAGACACTAGCGCTGCTTCAGACTGGCTGTTGCC GCAATCTCGCTGCCAATGATCTGTCCACTTCTCGAACAGGCAGACTACAGAGGGTCCTTCACAGCTATGTGCCTCAAGATATCAGGGATAGAAATCGAGTTCGAGTCACCTCATGGGATGGCAGGAAGTGGGGAGAACTGGAGGGGGACACCTATGACCGG GTGCTGGTGGATGTACCCTGTACCACTGACCGCCACTCCCTTCATGAGGAGGAGAACAACGTCTTTCAGCGGTCGAGGAAGAAGGAGCGGCAGATGTTGCCTATGCTTCAGATGCAGCTGCTCGC GGCTGGACTTCTTGCCACCAAACCAGGAGGGCATGTTGTCTATTCCACCTGCTCACTCTCACACTTACAGAACGAGTACGTGGTGCAAGGCACTATCGAGTTCCTGGCCAATCAATACAGCATCAAGGTTCAGGTGGAAGACCTGAGTCACTTCCGAAAGCTTTTCAtggacacattttctttcttcccatcctgCCTGGTTGGGGAGCTGGTAATCCCAAACCTCTTGGCCAATTTTGGGCCTATGTACTTTTGCAAAATGTGTAGACTGACATAG